In the genome of Altererythrobacter sp. TH136, one region contains:
- the purS gene encoding phosphoribosylformylglycinamidine synthase subunit PurS, whose amino-acid sequence MKVRVHVSLKPGVLDPQGRAVHHALEGLGFSGVEDVRVGRLIELEVASETTDAALDEMCRKLLANMVIENYRIEKLETA is encoded by the coding sequence ATGAAAGTCCGCGTTCACGTCAGCCTGAAGCCAGGGGTGCTCGACCCGCAGGGCCGTGCCGTTCATCACGCGCTGGAAGGTCTCGGGTTCTCAGGCGTGGAGGACGTGCGCGTCGGCCGCCTGATCGAACTCGAGGTGGCGAGCGAAACTACGGATGCCGCGCTGGACGAGATGTGCCGCAAGCTGCTCGCCAACATGGTGATCGAAAACTACCGTATCGAGAAGCTGGAGACCGCGTGA
- a CDS encoding Maf family nucleotide pyrophosphatase — protein sequence MPDLILASASPRRRELLARLGITPADVIATDIDETPRGAELPRDYASRMAREKALAAPAPDKFVLAGDTVVAAGRRILPKAEDEATARSCLELLSGRRHRVLSAIALRAPDGTIRERLSETQVRFKRLSSQEIDAYLAGGEWHGKAGGYAIQGSAEGLMAWIAGSHSGVVGLPLFETRALLQAAGFQVR from the coding sequence ATGCCCGACCTGATCCTCGCGTCTGCCAGCCCGCGCCGGCGCGAACTGCTCGCCCGGCTAGGCATCACGCCGGCGGACGTGATCGCTACCGACATCGACGAAACGCCGCGCGGGGCTGAATTGCCGCGCGATTATGCATCACGCATGGCGCGCGAAAAGGCACTTGCCGCGCCCGCACCTGACAAGTTCGTGCTGGCCGGGGACACGGTCGTAGCCGCAGGCCGGCGTATTCTGCCCAAGGCGGAAGACGAGGCGACCGCGCGCTCGTGCCTGGAACTCCTGTCCGGCCGGCGCCACCGGGTCCTGTCCGCCATCGCGCTGCGCGCACCCGATGGCACGATCCGCGAACGATTGAGCGAGACTCAGGTCCGGTTCAAGCGCCTCTCCAGCCAAGAGATCGACGCCTACCTCGCAGGCGGCGAATGGCACGGCAAGGCAGGCGGATACGCCATCCAGGGCTCCGCCGAAGGCCTGATGGCGTGGATCGCCGGCAGCCACTCGGGCGTCGTGGGATTGCCATTGTTCGAGACCCGCGCACTGTTGCAGGCGGCAGGCTTCCAAGTCCGGTGA
- the yacG gene encoding DNA gyrase inhibitor YacG, whose translation MTSPSRLAARPCPICRKPRGDAHAPFCSTRCKDRDLVRWFSDSYAVPGRPADPEDLDRALDASRD comes from the coding sequence ATGACCTCGCCCAGCCGCCTCGCCGCTCGCCCGTGCCCGATCTGCAGAAAGCCGCGCGGCGATGCGCACGCGCCGTTCTGCTCGACCCGGTGCAAGGACCGCGACCTGGTCCGGTGGTTTTCCGACAGCTACGCCGTGCCCGGACGGCCGGCCGATCCCGAAGACCTTGACCGGGCGCTTGACGCATCGCGCGATTGA
- the infA gene encoding translation initiation factor IF-1 translates to MAKEELLEMRGKVVELLPNAMFRVELENGHEILGHTAGKMRKNRIRVLTGDEVLVELTPYDLTKGRITYRFMPGRGGPGPQ, encoded by the coding sequence ATGGCCAAAGAAGAACTCCTCGAAATGCGTGGGAAAGTGGTCGAACTGCTGCCCAACGCGATGTTCCGGGTGGAGCTCGAAAACGGCCATGAAATCCTCGGCCATACCGCCGGCAAGATGCGCAAGAACCGCATCCGCGTGCTGACGGGTGACGAGGTGCTGGTCGAATTGACGCCTTACGATCTGACCAAGGGGCGGATCACCTACCGCTTCATGCCTGGGCGCGGCGGCCCGGGGCCGCAGTAA
- a CDS encoding ribonuclease: protein MTWLVEQGIGEERALQYRNGRAVSARLRWPGGLEAGLVADAVLVERAKGAFRGRARFSGGEDALVDRLPPDASEGAPLGLEVTRAAVTERKRGKLAQARPTDADPRPAPTLAETLPDFSVVRRFPDGAWDELWSEAWEGDVTFPGGALQFAPTAAMTLIDVDGPLAARALALAAVPALAASLTRFDLGGSIGVDFPTLAAREDRKAVDALLGQALSGWAHERTAMNGFGFVQLVARQTGPSLLHRLAFDRAGAAARKLLRDAEGLAGAGAVLLAAHPAVVAALLPEWLTELAQRTGREVRVQPAADVALGPGHAQMVPR, encoded by the coding sequence ATGACCTGGCTGGTCGAACAGGGGATCGGCGAGGAGCGGGCGCTCCAATACCGGAACGGACGCGCGGTGTCGGCCCGGCTGCGCTGGCCCGGCGGCCTGGAAGCGGGGCTAGTGGCCGATGCCGTATTGGTTGAGCGCGCCAAGGGCGCATTCCGCGGGCGCGCCCGCTTTTCGGGCGGTGAGGACGCGCTGGTTGATCGCCTGCCGCCGGATGCGAGCGAAGGCGCTCCGCTGGGCCTCGAAGTGACCCGCGCCGCGGTGACCGAACGCAAGCGCGGCAAGCTCGCCCAGGCGCGTCCGACCGACGCGGACCCCCGGCCTGCACCGACGCTGGCCGAGACGCTGCCGGATTTTTCTGTCGTCCGCCGCTTCCCCGACGGGGCCTGGGACGAGCTGTGGAGCGAAGCGTGGGAGGGCGATGTCACCTTTCCCGGTGGCGCGCTGCAATTCGCCCCGACTGCCGCGATGACGCTGATCGACGTCGACGGTCCCCTGGCGGCGCGCGCGCTCGCGCTCGCGGCGGTCCCGGCGCTTGCCGCATCGCTCACCCGATTCGATCTGGGGGGATCGATCGGGGTCGACTTTCCCACTTTGGCCGCCCGCGAGGACCGCAAGGCGGTCGATGCGCTCCTGGGACAGGCGCTGTCCGGGTGGGCTCACGAGCGGACGGCGATGAACGGCTTCGGCTTCGTGCAGTTGGTCGCGCGCCAGACCGGCCCGTCGCTGCTGCATCGGCTGGCGTTCGACCGGGCGGGTGCCGCTGCGCGCAAGCTGCTGCGGGATGCCGAAGGGCTGGCGGGCGCGGGGGCGGTGCTGCTCGCCGCGCACCCGGCCGTGGTCGCCGCGCTGTTACCGGAGTGGTTGACCGAACTCGCGCAGAGAACCGGGCGCGAAGTACGGGTGCAACCGGCCGCCGATGTTGCGCTGGGGCCGGGCCATGCCCAGATGGTTCCCCGATGA
- the purC gene encoding phosphoribosylaminoimidazolesuccinocarboxamide synthase: MSSRRRQVYEGKAKILYEGPEPGTLIQYFKDDATAFNAQKKGTINGKGVINNRISEYVFTRLGHIGIPTHFIRRLNMREQLIRQVEIIPIEVIVRNVAAGSLSKRLGIEEGEPLPHTLIEYCYKDDALGDPFISEEEIACFNWASHEEMQDISSMAIRINDFLCGMFAAIGIRLVDFKLEFGRVWDGDFPRTILADEISPDGCRLWDIATGEKLDKDRFRRDLGGEEQAYQEVARRLGLLQDDGAGPGEVFDMSAHRSRLRSTPKPKK; this comes from the coding sequence ATGTCCTCCCGCCGCCGCCAGGTTTACGAAGGCAAGGCCAAGATCCTCTATGAAGGGCCTGAGCCCGGCACCCTGATCCAGTACTTCAAGGACGATGCCACCGCCTTCAACGCCCAGAAGAAGGGCACGATCAACGGCAAGGGCGTAATCAATAACCGGATCAGCGAGTACGTCTTCACGCGCCTCGGCCACATCGGCATCCCGACGCACTTCATCCGGCGGCTGAACATGCGCGAGCAGCTGATCCGCCAGGTTGAGATCATCCCGATCGAGGTGATCGTGCGCAACGTCGCCGCCGGTTCGCTCAGCAAGCGGCTGGGCATCGAAGAAGGCGAACCGCTGCCGCACACGCTGATCGAGTACTGCTACAAGGACGACGCCCTGGGCGATCCGTTCATTTCCGAAGAAGAGATCGCCTGCTTCAACTGGGCCAGTCACGAAGAGATGCAGGACATTTCGTCGATGGCGATCCGCATCAACGATTTTCTGTGCGGCATGTTCGCCGCGATCGGCATCCGCTTGGTGGACTTCAAGCTGGAGTTCGGCCGGGTGTGGGATGGCGATTTCCCGCGCACGATCCTGGCGGATGAGATCAGCCCTGATGGGTGCCGGCTGTGGGACATCGCCACCGGGGAGAAGCTCGACAAGGACCGCTTCCGCCGCGATCTCGGCGGAGAGGAACAGGCGTATCAGGAAGTCGCGCGCCGGCTCGGCCTGCTGCAGGACGATGGCGCGGGTCCGGGCGAGGTATTCGACATGAGCGCGCACCGGTCCCGCCTGCGCTCAACGCCCAAGCCCAAGAAGTAA
- a CDS encoding insulinase family protein, translated as MMRFLLLACTALLAVPASAEEPAPAGWSFAASDVPVDPAFTFGTLPNGMRYVLRENHTPQDTVLVRLRIGSGSLEETDEERGLAHFLEHMSFNGSRNVPEGEMIRLLEREGLAFGADTNASTGFEATTYKLDLPRNDPKLIDTALMLMRETASELTLSDEAIERERGVVLAEKRDRTTYTLKETQDEWAFVQPGARFPDRLPIGEEETLKAADAARIGGFYRRAYVPANTVLVVIGAIDVAAVESAIRKRFGDWSGPPAPPKPRAGPVDLSRQGETDIYLDPALSERVTVTRLSPWRQEPDTIAQRRTDLLESIGYAAINRRFEAIARRPDAPYRGAGFGTGDVFEDGRTTNLIVDALDGKWRQGLEAAVREWRRALEHGFTDAEIAEQVARTRQSQENAARAAATRSNGVLVNAVERLIADDLVPATPESALERFNAFAPSITPATVRAALTADAAPLDNPLIRFQGRVAPKGGADALRTAWNALMAEAVASPTATAANEFAYTDFGSPSAVVTDMVEPRTGIRIVRFANGVRLNLKRTVLEADRVRFAMSIDGGSLLATREDPLATAMASMLPAGGLGRHSQDELESLMAGRSVSLNFATAGDVFTSGGVTTSRDLELQLQLLAAAVSDSGYRREGEVRYRRETANWFLRKDATPGGAVGSRIGGILSDDDPRFTTQPPGDYQKLSFDKLRAAIGDRLARGALELALVGDVDEEPAIALVSSTLGALPPREPEFQPREAARERAFTAQRSARVVRHTGEADQALLQYTWPTTDDRDAVTVQQLELLERVARIELTDEIRERLGKAYSPGASSSPSQVWRGYGTFSLAASIDVGDVAATRAAIRTVLEQLSAQPVSADTLERARRPLLENYASALKTNGGWLRLAGRAQSERERIDRFYAAQAQIAAITPADLQALAARYLAPDAAVEVLALPAGESGG; from the coding sequence ATGATGCGTTTCCTGCTGCTCGCCTGCACCGCCCTGCTGGCCGTTCCCGCCTCCGCTGAAGAACCGGCACCGGCCGGGTGGAGCTTCGCAGCCAGCGACGTGCCGGTCGACCCGGCGTTTACTTTCGGCACGCTGCCCAACGGGATGCGCTATGTCCTGCGCGAGAACCACACGCCGCAAGACACGGTGCTGGTGCGCCTGCGGATCGGATCGGGATCGCTGGAGGAAACCGACGAGGAGCGGGGTCTGGCGCACTTTCTGGAACACATGTCGTTCAATGGCTCCCGCAACGTGCCCGAGGGCGAGATGATCAGGTTGCTGGAGCGCGAGGGGCTGGCGTTCGGGGCCGATACCAATGCCTCGACCGGCTTCGAGGCGACCACCTACAAGCTCGATCTGCCGCGGAACGATCCCAAGCTGATCGACACCGCTTTGATGCTGATGCGCGAGACTGCCAGCGAGTTGACCCTCTCGGACGAAGCCATCGAGCGTGAGCGAGGGGTAGTGCTGGCCGAGAAGCGCGACCGCACAACCTATACGCTGAAGGAGACGCAGGACGAGTGGGCGTTCGTCCAACCCGGCGCGCGGTTCCCCGACCGGCTGCCGATCGGCGAGGAGGAAACGCTCAAGGCAGCGGACGCAGCTCGCATCGGCGGATTCTATCGCCGCGCCTATGTTCCTGCGAACACGGTGCTGGTGGTCATTGGCGCGATCGATGTTGCCGCGGTCGAAAGTGCGATCCGGAAGCGGTTTGGGGACTGGTCGGGGCCCCCCGCTCCGCCCAAGCCGCGCGCCGGCCCGGTTGACCTTTCGCGGCAGGGCGAAACCGACATCTACCTCGATCCCGCATTGTCGGAGAGAGTCACCGTCACCCGCCTGTCGCCCTGGCGGCAAGAACCCGACACGATTGCCCAGCGCCGCACGGATTTGCTGGAAAGTATCGGCTACGCCGCCATCAATCGCCGGTTCGAAGCGATCGCCCGCCGGCCCGACGCGCCCTATCGCGGCGCGGGCTTCGGCACCGGCGATGTGTTCGAGGATGGGCGAACCACCAACCTCATCGTCGACGCGCTGGACGGCAAATGGCGCCAGGGGCTGGAAGCCGCAGTGCGCGAGTGGCGGCGCGCGCTGGAACACGGCTTCACCGATGCCGAGATCGCGGAACAGGTGGCCCGCACCCGTCAGAGCCAGGAGAACGCCGCACGGGCCGCCGCCACCCGCAGCAATGGCGTGCTCGTCAATGCGGTGGAGCGACTGATCGCCGACGACCTGGTGCCAGCCACGCCAGAAAGCGCACTGGAACGGTTCAACGCATTCGCGCCGTCGATCACCCCGGCCACGGTGAGGGCCGCTCTGACCGCCGATGCCGCTCCGCTCGACAATCCGCTGATCCGCTTCCAGGGCCGGGTCGCGCCCAAGGGCGGCGCGGACGCTCTGCGAACGGCCTGGAACGCGCTGATGGCCGAGGCTGTCGCATCGCCGACCGCCACCGCCGCCAACGAGTTCGCCTACACCGACTTTGGCAGCCCGAGCGCGGTGGTCACCGATATGGTCGAACCCCGCACCGGCATTCGCATCGTGCGTTTTGCCAACGGTGTGCGCCTCAACCTCAAGCGTACCGTCCTCGAAGCGGATCGGGTACGCTTTGCCATGTCGATCGACGGCGGCAGCTTGCTGGCGACCCGTGAGGACCCGCTGGCGACCGCGATGGCGTCCATGCTGCCGGCGGGCGGTCTGGGCCGGCATTCGCAGGACGAACTCGAAAGCCTGATGGCGGGACGCTCGGTCAGCCTCAATTTCGCAACCGCAGGCGATGTCTTCACCAGCGGCGGCGTCACCACGTCCCGCGATCTGGAACTTCAGTTGCAACTCCTCGCCGCGGCGGTGAGCGATTCGGGTTACCGGCGCGAAGGCGAAGTGCGTTACCGGCGCGAGACTGCCAACTGGTTCCTGCGCAAGGACGCCACCCCCGGCGGCGCCGTCGGATCGCGTATCGGCGGAATCCTGTCGGATGACGACCCGCGCTTCACCACTCAGCCGCCAGGGGATTACCAGAAGCTGTCGTTCGACAAGCTGCGCGCCGCGATCGGCGACCGCCTGGCGCGCGGCGCGCTTGAGCTAGCACTGGTCGGCGATGTCGACGAAGAACCGGCGATCGCGTTGGTCAGCAGCACGCTGGGTGCGTTGCCCCCGCGCGAGCCTGAGTTCCAGCCGCGGGAAGCGGCGCGAGAACGCGCTTTCACTGCCCAGCGTTCAGCCCGGGTCGTCCGCCATACCGGAGAAGCCGACCAAGCGTTGCTGCAGTACACCTGGCCTACCACCGACGACCGCGACGCCGTCACCGTCCAGCAACTCGAACTGCTTGAGCGGGTGGCGCGGATCGAACTGACCGACGAGATCCGCGAGCGGCTCGGCAAGGCCTATTCACCGGGGGCGTCCAGTTCGCCATCGCAAGTGTGGCGAGGATACGGCACGTTCTCTCTCGCGGCATCGATCGACGTGGGCGATGTGGCGGCGACGCGCGCAGCCATCCGCACGGTTCTGGAGCAACTCAGCGCACAGCCGGTCAGCGCCGATACGCTGGAGCGCGCGCGGCGTCCGCTGCTCGAAAACTATGCCAGCGCGCTGAAAACCAACGGTGGCTGGCTGCGCCTAGCCGGCCGCGCACAGAGCGAGCGCGAGCGGATCGACCGGTTCTATGCCGCCCAGGCGCAGATTGCAGCGATCACTCCCGCAGACCTGCAGGCGCTGGCCGCGCGGTACCTGGCGCCTGACGCGGCGGTCGAGGTGCTGGCCCTGCCGGCCGGGGAAAGCGGCGGCTAA
- a CDS encoding PAS domain-containing protein, with amino-acid sequence MNTAMDGGPLDSNPAFMAFGGEVAGLIRARDWSTSPLGEPGTWPQPLVQAVNLILASRLPMFLAWGPELGFLYNDAYAVILAEKHPAALGGRFQEIWPEIWPDLHPLVQSALRGEPVYHENQHFVMNRKGFDEETWFTFSYSAVVDDGGTAQGIFCAVVETTQTVLAERALRDSEARLSLAVEGARIGTWDWDLRTMRGDWSPRTMEILGASHGTDITPEQRSATIHPDDRGRVWREYAAALKDGSDLVSEYRIVRPSGEVRWIASRGAVERDECGTPVRTAGIVVDVTESKAAEAALRESEERFRLMADAAPLIMWITDGEGRTEFFNRQWSVYTGDEYQASTANRIAGDYVHPDDAAETTTAFDNARSAGTTFLVEHRIRSRTGEYRWFLVRAEPYRDPHSGVVTRWFGASVDIHDRKLAEARLRALNETLEVQVAARSAERERLWNLSQDMLARADFTGMMSAVSPAWGQVLGWSEAELLSRGYASFMHPEDADPTLQAITRMQEAGRPTRFRNRISASDGTFKPIEWTVTPEPDGINFIAIGRDLSETQAREDELEATQDALRQAQKMEAVGQLTGGLAHDFNNLLMGVSGALSLITRRVEQGRVDELGKYLEMAEAGISRAASLTHRLLAFSRRQTLDPRPVDLRQVIQGIGDFLQRSVGPSVAVEIDGGDEVWPTLLDANQFENALLNLCINARDAMPEGGTVRIATENCRLEEGFAEGEEAADCVLVSVTDTGSGMDAQTLERAFDPFYTTKPTGEGTGLGLSMVYGFVRQSGGQVRIRSAVGQGTTVELRFPRTLSAQAADDRVAPTSARPANSHGETVMVVDDEVVIRSLVAEVLRDMGYNVIEAADGVQALALLQSSPPLDLLITDVGLPNGVNGRQLADAARSRQNDLRVLFITGYAENAVIGESQLDAGMHLLTKPFEMDALTARVQELVAGP; translated from the coding sequence ATGAACACGGCGATGGACGGTGGGCCGCTCGATTCAAACCCGGCTTTCATGGCGTTCGGCGGCGAAGTGGCGGGCCTCATCCGCGCGCGGGACTGGTCCACATCGCCGCTCGGTGAGCCCGGCACCTGGCCTCAGCCGCTGGTGCAGGCGGTCAATCTGATCCTCGCGTCGCGGCTGCCCATGTTCCTGGCGTGGGGCCCGGAACTCGGCTTTCTCTACAACGACGCCTACGCCGTGATCCTGGCGGAGAAGCACCCTGCCGCCCTGGGCGGGCGGTTCCAGGAGATATGGCCGGAGATCTGGCCGGACTTGCACCCGCTGGTGCAATCCGCCCTGCGGGGCGAGCCGGTGTATCACGAAAACCAGCATTTCGTGATGAACCGCAAAGGGTTCGACGAAGAGACCTGGTTCACGTTTTCCTATTCCGCGGTCGTCGATGACGGCGGCACCGCTCAGGGTATCTTCTGCGCCGTGGTGGAAACCACGCAGACCGTGCTTGCTGAACGCGCCTTGCGCGACAGCGAGGCGCGGCTGAGCCTTGCGGTCGAGGGCGCGCGGATCGGCACGTGGGACTGGGACCTGCGCACGATGCGCGGTGACTGGTCGCCCCGCACGATGGAAATCCTCGGCGCCAGCCACGGCACGGACATCACGCCGGAGCAGCGCAGCGCGACCATCCATCCGGACGATCGCGGCCGCGTGTGGCGCGAATACGCCGCAGCGCTGAAGGACGGCAGCGACCTGGTCAGCGAATACCGGATCGTCCGGCCGTCTGGCGAGGTCCGCTGGATCGCTTCGCGCGGGGCGGTCGAGCGGGACGAGTGCGGCACGCCCGTTCGCACCGCCGGGATCGTGGTCGATGTGACCGAGAGCAAGGCTGCCGAAGCGGCGTTGCGGGAAAGCGAGGAGCGGTTCCGCCTGATGGCGGACGCCGCTCCGCTGATCATGTGGATCACCGATGGCGAGGGCCGAACCGAATTCTTCAACCGGCAGTGGTCCGTCTATACCGGCGACGAATATCAAGCATCGACCGCCAACCGCATCGCCGGTGACTATGTCCACCCGGACGATGCGGCAGAGACAACCACCGCGTTCGACAATGCCCGGTCGGCCGGGACCACCTTCCTGGTCGAACATCGCATCCGTTCTCGCACGGGCGAATACCGGTGGTTCCTGGTCCGGGCGGAGCCGTACCGCGACCCGCACTCCGGCGTGGTCACCCGCTGGTTCGGTGCCTCCGTCGATATCCACGACCGCAAACTGGCCGAAGCGCGCCTGCGGGCGCTGAACGAGACGCTGGAAGTGCAAGTCGCCGCCCGGTCGGCCGAGCGCGAGCGGCTGTGGAACCTGTCGCAGGATATGCTCGCCCGCGCTGACTTCACCGGCATGATGTCGGCGGTAAGCCCCGCATGGGGGCAGGTGCTGGGGTGGAGCGAAGCCGAGTTGCTGTCCCGCGGGTATGCAAGCTTCATGCATCCGGAGGATGCGGACCCGACGCTCCAGGCGATCACCCGAATGCAGGAAGCGGGCCGGCCCACCCGCTTCCGCAATCGCATCTCCGCCAGCGACGGCACCTTCAAGCCGATCGAATGGACCGTCACACCGGAGCCCGACGGCATCAACTTCATCGCCATCGGTCGCGATCTCAGCGAAACCCAGGCGCGCGAGGATGAACTTGAGGCCACTCAGGATGCGCTGCGCCAGGCACAGAAGATGGAAGCCGTGGGGCAGCTCACAGGCGGGTTGGCGCACGATTTCAACAACCTTCTGATGGGCGTTTCGGGCGCCTTGAGCCTCATTACCCGCCGGGTAGAGCAGGGGCGGGTCGACGAGCTGGGCAAATATCTCGAGATGGCGGAGGCGGGAATATCGCGGGCGGCGAGCCTCACGCACCGTCTGCTCGCATTTTCGCGGCGTCAGACGCTCGATCCCAGGCCGGTCGACCTGCGCCAGGTCATTCAGGGCATCGGCGATTTCCTGCAGCGGTCCGTGGGACCGTCCGTGGCGGTCGAGATTGATGGCGGGGACGAAGTGTGGCCGACCTTGCTCGATGCCAACCAGTTCGAGAACGCCCTGCTGAACTTGTGCATCAACGCGCGCGACGCGATGCCGGAAGGCGGAACGGTGCGGATCGCCACCGAGAATTGCCGCCTCGAGGAAGGCTTCGCTGAGGGCGAGGAGGCGGCCGACTGCGTGCTCGTGTCGGTGACCGACACGGGCAGCGGAATGGACGCCCAGACCCTCGAACGGGCGTTCGACCCGTTCTACACCACCAAGCCGACCGGCGAGGGGACCGGGTTGGGCCTGTCGATGGTCTATGGCTTCGTGCGCCAGTCGGGCGGGCAGGTGCGCATCCGTTCGGCTGTGGGTCAGGGGACGACGGTCGAACTGCGCTTCCCCCGCACGCTCTCCGCACAAGCGGCAGACGATCGGGTGGCGCCGACCAGCGCACGGCCGGCAAACAGCCACGGTGAAACCGTGATGGTGGTCGACGATGAGGTCGTCATCCGCTCGCTGGTGGCCGAAGTCCTCCGGGACATGGGCTACAACGTGATCGAAGCCGCCGACGGCGTGCAGGCGCTGGCCCTGCTTCAGTCGAGTCCCCCACTCGATCTGCTGATCACCGATGTCGGCCTGCCAAATGGGGTCAACGGCCGCCAGCTCGCGGACGCGGCGAGGTCGCGCCAGAACGATCTCAGGGTCTTGTTCATCACCGGCTACGCGGAGAACGCGGTGATCGGCGAAAGCCAGCTCGACGCCGGGATGCATCTCCTGACCAAGCCGTTCGAGATGGACGCCCTGACCGCCCGCGTGCAAGAGCTTGTCGCCGGCCCCTAG
- a CDS encoding diacylglycerol kinase family protein: MKLDLVYNPVAGSFRPERLEALVRAFTARGARVTPVATTLRGVTISPDAELVCVHGGDGTLRDTVQSLGARAVEMPLCIAPAGTINLVAREIGYVRKPKALADQVLRAWDRPQGWVRAPLYTLGDLPVVSCLSIGPDSHAVARVSPALKRRLGRMAYVVALLRVLREWPRETMSLSGELIDGTPFKCEAAAVIVSHGALYAGPFRLSPGASLAADSVELIVLERPSRRGVAAFTAAAFAGWPLDRLGLASFRSVRRVAFDRCVHPVQVDGDHISDCGFAVGPSGMTLRYVI, encoded by the coding sequence ATGAAACTCGATCTGGTCTACAACCCCGTCGCGGGCAGCTTTCGGCCGGAGCGGTTGGAGGCGCTGGTGCGCGCATTCACGGCGCGCGGCGCGCGAGTAACGCCGGTAGCGACGACCTTGCGAGGGGTGACGATTTCGCCTGATGCCGAGCTGGTCTGCGTCCACGGCGGTGACGGCACCTTGCGCGACACGGTGCAGTCGCTGGGCGCACGGGCTGTCGAGATGCCGCTGTGCATCGCGCCGGCGGGCACAATCAATCTGGTGGCGCGCGAGATCGGCTATGTCCGCAAACCAAAGGCGCTGGCAGATCAGGTCCTCCGCGCGTGGGACCGGCCACAGGGATGGGTGCGGGCACCGCTTTACACGCTGGGCGATCTACCGGTGGTGTCGTGCCTGTCGATCGGGCCCGACAGCCATGCCGTGGCGCGGGTCTCGCCGGCATTGAAGCGGCGGCTGGGCCGCATGGCGTACGTCGTGGCGCTGCTCCGCGTGCTGCGCGAATGGCCCCGCGAAACGATGTCGTTGTCAGGCGAACTGATTGACGGAACGCCGTTCAAGTGCGAAGCGGCGGCTGTGATCGTCAGCCACGGCGCACTTTACGCAGGGCCGTTCCGCCTGTCGCCGGGCGCCTCACTGGCAGCGGATTCAGTGGAGCTGATCGTGCTCGAACGCCCGTCGCGCCGCGGGGTCGCCGCGTTCACCGCCGCGGCGTTCGCCGGCTGGCCGCTCGACCGGCTTGGCCTCGCCAGCTTCCGCAGCGTGCGCCGGGTGGCGTTCGACCGCTGCGTGCATCCGGTGCAGGTGGATGGCGACCACATCAGCGACTGCGGATTCGCGGTCGGGCCAAGCGGGATGACCCTGCGCTACGTGATCTGA
- the purQ gene encoding phosphoribosylformylglycinamidine synthase subunit PurQ, translated as MAFRGAVITFPGSNCDRDMAVALEKVSGERSLRVWHGDAELPDRLDFIAVPGGFSYGDYLRCGAIASRSPIMRAVVEAAGRGVPVLGVCNGFQVLTEAGLLPGALMRNAQLNFTCRVAPLTVENNQSLFTAGYAAGSTINLPVAHHDGNFFADTDTLDRLEGEGRVAFRYADDCNGSQRRIAGILNDTGTVLGMMPHPERAIEPELGGTDGRALFAGAVGALVGA; from the coding sequence ATGGCGTTCCGCGGCGCGGTCATCACCTTCCCTGGCTCCAACTGCGATCGAGACATGGCGGTCGCGCTGGAGAAAGTCTCCGGCGAACGGTCGCTGCGGGTGTGGCACGGTGATGCCGAACTGCCAGATCGGCTCGATTTCATCGCAGTGCCGGGCGGGTTCTCGTACGGCGATTACCTGCGCTGCGGGGCCATCGCCAGCCGCAGTCCGATCATGCGTGCGGTGGTGGAGGCCGCGGGCCGCGGCGTGCCGGTGCTGGGGGTGTGCAACGGGTTCCAAGTGCTCACCGAGGCGGGGTTGCTGCCCGGCGCGCTGATGCGCAATGCGCAGCTCAACTTTACCTGCCGCGTGGCGCCGCTCACCGTGGAGAACAACCAGTCGCTGTTCACCGCGGGGTACGCAGCGGGATCGACGATCAATCTTCCGGTCGCGCATCACGACGGCAACTTCTTCGCCGACACGGACACGCTCGACCGCCTTGAAGGCGAAGGCCGGGTGGCGTTCCGCTATGCCGATGATTGCAACGGATCGCAGCGCCGGATCGCCGGGATACTCAACGATACCGGCACGGTTCTGGGCATGATGCCGCACCCCGAACGGGCGATCGAGCCTGAGCTTGGCGGCACCGATGGCCGCGCGCTGTTCGCCGGCGCGGTCGGAGCGCTGGTCGGCGCTTAG